One genomic region from Leifsonia poae encodes:
- a CDS encoding tyrosine-type recombinase/integrase, whose translation MNVHSESWAEAIRDYLTAQRAAGFPDTTCSTRRQHLEHLARRVDAGPWSLTGDQLVSYAGDQAWKPETRRGRRTTFRSFWGWAVTVRRAEANTALALPRVKPGQAKARPTPERVYEHALARSDARLKLILRLAHDAGLRRSEIAQVNSSDLFEDLHGWSLRVHGKGSKERDVPLTPRLALELRTLPPGWAFPGSDGGHLSPRWVGKLATVVLPDEWTLHTLRHSFGTRTYQHSDVFVVQSLLGHASPATTRLYVQVADESLRRAVLAAAG comes from the coding sequence ATGAACGTTCACTCAGAGTCGTGGGCCGAGGCTATCCGCGACTACCTCACAGCGCAGCGCGCCGCCGGCTTCCCAGACACCACTTGCAGCACGAGGCGGCAGCACCTCGAACACCTGGCCCGGCGTGTAGACGCCGGGCCTTGGTCTCTCACGGGCGATCAGCTCGTGAGTTATGCCGGCGATCAGGCGTGGAAACCCGAGACCCGGCGAGGCCGGCGCACCACGTTTCGTTCGTTCTGGGGGTGGGCTGTCACGGTCCGCCGCGCCGAGGCGAACACGGCGCTTGCGCTGCCCCGTGTGAAGCCGGGACAGGCGAAAGCACGCCCGACACCCGAGCGGGTCTACGAGCACGCCCTTGCCCGTTCTGATGCCCGCCTGAAACTGATTCTGCGCCTGGCGCACGACGCAGGTCTCCGCCGCTCGGAGATCGCTCAGGTGAACTCGTCCGACCTGTTCGAGGACCTGCACGGCTGGTCGCTGCGCGTCCACGGCAAGGGGAGCAAGGAGCGCGACGTGCCGCTGACGCCCCGGCTCGCGCTGGAGCTGCGCACGCTTCCACCCGGATGGGCGTTCCCCGGCTCGGATGGTGGGCACCTCTCGCCGCGGTGGGTCGGCAAGCTGGCGACCGTCGTGCTGCCCGACGAATGGACGCTGCACACGCTGCGGCACTCGTTCGGCACCCGCACCTATCAGCACTCCGACGTTTTCGTTGTGCAATCGCTGCTCGGGCACGCCTCGCCGGCCACCACACGCTTGTACGTGCAAGTGGCCGACGAGTCGCTGCGGCGGGCTGTACTCGCTGCCGCCGGCTAA
- a CDS encoding IS481 family transposase, which yields MSKARVIVLSVVHQGLTKAEAARKFDVSWQWVHTLVTRYETGGLDALEPRSRRPHASSTSTPEHVRTRIIALRQQLTTDGLDAGPVTIAWHLDQEHLPVPSTSTIRRILHTAGLITPEPKKRPKSSYLRFEAHQPNETWQSDFTHWPLADGTDVEILNWLDDHSRMLLSCTAHDRVTGPDVVSTFTATTNTHGLPASTLTDNGTVYTARFTGGKNAFEYLLAALGIQQKNGHPYHPQTQGKIERFHQTLKRWLASQPPAATIAELQTQLDQFRVIYNERRPHRALDRLTPAQAYAATIKAHPNPNTLSAHYRVRFDTVDRFGKLTLRRAGNLHHLGIGHNHAGTAVLILVDETSATVTHLDTGEILSIHHIEPDRKYWRDQTKEPGRWPGSS from the coding sequence ATGTCGAAGGCGCGCGTGATCGTCCTGTCCGTGGTCCACCAGGGGCTCACCAAGGCTGAGGCCGCCCGCAAGTTCGACGTCTCCTGGCAATGGGTGCACACCCTCGTCACCCGCTACGAGACCGGTGGGCTCGACGCACTCGAACCGCGCAGCCGCCGCCCGCACGCCTCCTCGACGAGCACGCCCGAGCACGTCCGGACGCGGATCATCGCGCTGCGCCAGCAGCTGACCACGGACGGGCTGGATGCCGGACCGGTCACGATCGCCTGGCACCTCGACCAGGAACATCTCCCGGTCCCCTCCACCTCCACGATCCGCCGCATCCTCCACACTGCAGGGTTGATCACCCCGGAACCGAAGAAGCGCCCGAAGTCCTCCTACCTCCGGTTCGAAGCGCACCAACCCAACGAGACCTGGCAGTCCGACTTCACCCACTGGCCTCTCGCCGACGGCACCGATGTCGAGATCCTGAACTGGCTGGACGACCACTCCCGCATGCTGCTGTCCTGCACCGCCCACGACCGGGTCACCGGTCCCGACGTCGTCAGCACCTTCACCGCCACGACGAACACCCACGGGCTGCCCGCCTCCACACTGACCGACAACGGCACCGTCTACACTGCCCGCTTCACCGGCGGAAAGAACGCATTCGAATACCTCCTCGCCGCCCTCGGCATCCAGCAGAAGAACGGGCACCCTTATCACCCGCAAACCCAAGGCAAGATCGAACGTTTCCACCAAACCCTCAAACGCTGGCTCGCCAGCCAGCCTCCGGCAGCGACGATCGCCGAACTGCAAACTCAGCTCGACCAGTTCCGGGTCATCTATAACGAGCGCCGCCCGCACCGCGCTCTCGACCGGCTAACCCCAGCCCAGGCCTACGCCGCCACCATCAAAGCCCACCCGAACCCGAACACCCTCAGCGCCCACTACCGCGTCCGCTTCGACACCGTCGACCGATTCGGCAAACTCACCCTCCGCCGAGCCGGGAACCTCCACCACCTCGGCATCGGCCACAACCACGCCGGCACAGCCGTGCTCATCCTCGTCGACGAAACCAGCGCCACAGTCACTCACCTCGACACCGGCGAGATCCTCAGCATCCACCACATCGAACCCGACAGAAAATACTGGCGCGACCAAACAAAAGAGCCCGGCCGATGGCCGGGCTCTTCCTAA
- a CDS encoding class II fructose-bisphosphate aldolase — MPLVSGLDVISECTSRGFVAGAFNTTNIETTMGIIAAVERVGVPTFIQVAPTNVALSGYEYIYDMVSRRLADTDVAVALHLDHGKSIEAVEGALAARFTSIMIDASEAPYDENVATSQHARELCGAGIALEAELGSIGGKEDDVSPEFASTTDPTQVAPFVDAVGCDMLAVSVGNVHGYAPNARIDFELLDRVRAASPVPLVIHGGSGLPAEQFGRLHAFGVVKVNIASDLRNAMIRTFGEAYVANQNEDSLIRVSKDAVAAIAEVVEERIRVFNPSVA; from the coding sequence ATGCCCCTCGTCAGCGGTCTCGACGTCATCAGCGAATGCACTTCGCGCGGGTTCGTGGCGGGAGCGTTCAACACCACCAACATCGAGACGACGATGGGAATCATCGCCGCGGTCGAGCGCGTGGGGGTCCCGACGTTCATCCAAGTCGCGCCGACCAATGTCGCGCTCTCCGGTTACGAGTACATCTACGACATGGTCAGTCGCCGCCTCGCGGACACGGATGTCGCGGTGGCGCTCCACCTCGACCACGGCAAGTCGATCGAGGCGGTGGAAGGGGCGCTGGCAGCCCGATTCACGTCGATCATGATCGACGCCTCCGAGGCGCCGTACGACGAGAATGTCGCGACCTCGCAGCACGCCCGCGAGCTCTGCGGGGCCGGCATCGCGCTCGAGGCGGAGCTCGGCAGCATCGGCGGCAAAGAAGACGATGTGTCTCCCGAGTTCGCGAGCACGACCGACCCGACGCAGGTCGCGCCGTTCGTCGATGCGGTGGGCTGCGACATGCTCGCCGTCTCGGTCGGAAACGTGCACGGCTACGCGCCGAACGCGCGAATCGACTTCGAGCTTCTCGACCGTGTTCGCGCGGCGAGCCCGGTTCCTCTCGTCATCCACGGCGGCTCCGGTCTGCCGGCCGAACAGTTCGGACGGCTGCACGCGTTCGGCGTCGTGAAGGTCAACATCGCGAGCGATCTTCGCAACGCGATGATCCGCACCTTCGGCGAGGCCTACGTCGCCAACCAGAACGAGGACTCCCTGATCCGTGTTTCGAAAGACGCTGTGGCTGCGATCGCCGAGGTCGTCGAGGAACGCATCCGCGTCTTCAACCCGTCCGTCGCCTAG
- a CDS encoding FGGY-family carbohydrate kinase, whose translation MLPTLTIDIGTTSVKLRLFGVDGDTLAATLFATPTRSDAFGEIYDVESLKRLIGDFVRALDPRHRELTERIAIAGVGESGGLVRSDGSLASPMILWHDHRGADRLAALDTVDRALVYRVTGLPVNANYGLSKVAWAVDNAGGDAAGAQWLNIAEYLAAWMSGVRWSEYSLASRTMALDLATRTWSREVCALVGLDPSVFPELRHAVDGEPLRRAFARELGLGPEVRVHVAGHDHMVGAIAADLRRGELLNSTGTTEGLLVVAGAPSTGENTAQARLANGVSCTGADFTLFASIPTGGSAFATLQELLGIDSAALTACVEGLAERYVAGGIDLGRIPLVLPQFRGSPPPEKRASARGAIAGLSTDTTADEVVFGCFLGLALQFLDVLELFPDRAERIKVIGPASRNPLWLHLKADLLGTPLSVSRVPEVVSLGAQALASGEQAGWDLCDPHEVAVDRGRHERLVEWRDRERARWEHLKGMPA comes from the coding sequence GTGCTACCAACGCTCACGATCGATATCGGAACCACCAGCGTCAAACTCCGCCTGTTCGGTGTCGACGGCGACACGCTCGCAGCGACCCTATTCGCGACGCCGACGCGCAGTGACGCGTTCGGGGAGATTTACGATGTCGAGTCCCTGAAACGGCTGATCGGGGATTTCGTCCGGGCGCTCGACCCTCGACACCGTGAGCTGACCGAGCGCATCGCGATCGCCGGCGTCGGCGAGTCCGGCGGGCTCGTACGCTCGGACGGGTCGCTGGCATCGCCCATGATCCTTTGGCACGACCATCGTGGCGCAGACCGGCTCGCGGCACTGGACACGGTCGATCGCGCGCTCGTCTACCGGGTGACCGGGCTGCCGGTCAACGCGAACTACGGCCTGTCGAAAGTGGCCTGGGCCGTCGACAATGCGGGCGGGGACGCGGCCGGCGCGCAGTGGCTCAACATCGCGGAATACCTGGCGGCCTGGATGAGCGGTGTGCGCTGGTCGGAGTATTCGCTCGCCAGCCGAACGATGGCGCTCGACCTCGCGACGCGAACGTGGTCGCGCGAGGTCTGCGCACTCGTCGGGCTCGATCCGTCCGTCTTCCCCGAACTGAGACATGCGGTCGACGGTGAGCCGCTGCGCCGGGCGTTCGCCCGAGAGCTCGGTCTCGGCCCGGAGGTGCGGGTGCATGTCGCCGGACACGACCACATGGTCGGCGCCATTGCTGCCGACCTCCGCCGAGGCGAGCTCCTCAATTCCACAGGGACGACAGAGGGCCTGCTCGTCGTGGCGGGCGCACCGAGCACGGGGGAGAACACCGCGCAGGCGCGACTCGCCAACGGTGTCTCGTGCACGGGCGCCGACTTCACCTTGTTCGCATCGATCCCCACCGGAGGCTCGGCCTTCGCGACGCTGCAGGAACTGCTCGGCATCGACTCCGCGGCGCTCACGGCGTGTGTCGAGGGGCTGGCGGAGCGTTACGTGGCCGGGGGCATCGACCTCGGGCGTATCCCGCTCGTGCTTCCGCAGTTCCGCGGCAGCCCGCCCCCGGAGAAGCGCGCATCGGCTCGCGGGGCGATCGCCGGACTCTCGACCGACACCACCGCCGACGAGGTCGTGTTCGGCTGCTTTCTCGGGTTGGCACTGCAGTTCCTCGATGTGCTGGAGCTGTTCCCCGACCGGGCCGAACGGATCAAGGTGATCGGCCCGGCCAGTCGCAATCCGCTCTGGCTGCACCTGAAGGCGGACCTGCTCGGTACGCCGCTCAGCGTGTCGCGGGTTCCCGAGGTCGTTTCGCTGGGCGCGCAGGCGCTCGCTTCGGGGGAGCAGGCCGGATGGGATCTCTGCGATCCGCACGAGGTCGCCGTCGATCGCGGTCGACACGAACGGCTGGTGGAGTGGCGTGACCGGGAGCGCGCGCGCTGGGAACACCTCAAAGGCATGCCCGCGTGA
- a CDS encoding FGGY family carbohydrate kinase: MTLVAGIDSSTQACKVTVRDLATGRPVREGKASHPQGTVVDPNAWWDALLVAARRAGGLDDVVAVSVSGQQHTPVFLDRAGAVVCASPQWNDTGSHPHMVQLNDELGRDEWIRRTGLPLTLSDTATKLRWLRELHPEAAARTAAVAIVHDWLTWRLRGFGPAVGGIDQLVTDRSEASGTGYWTGETGEYTVDLFELAFGRRVLLPRVLDPLDRAGLTGDGIPGIPAGIPIGVGSGDNAAAALALGLAAGDAVLSLGTSGVVYARSTHPVHDYAGYVCSYADATGDHLPLVATLNAARNLDVAVELLGCSYDELSALALTAAPGADGLTLLPYFEGERTPDLPDARGSLHGVSLANFTRSNFARAVIEGTLASQVDMLDALHACDVPTNRLLLIGGAAQSAAVQVVLAELVDIPVAVPAPDEYVTMGAAMQAASTVLGSFPEWHVDMTELPATPLESQIRDQHAAAKEALGYGAPLPGEATGRA, translated from the coding sequence ATGACGCTCGTCGCTGGCATAGATTCATCCACCCAGGCGTGCAAAGTCACGGTGCGAGACCTCGCGACGGGCCGGCCTGTCCGGGAGGGGAAGGCGTCCCACCCCCAGGGCACGGTCGTCGATCCGAACGCGTGGTGGGATGCGCTGCTCGTCGCGGCGCGTCGCGCGGGGGGTCTCGACGATGTCGTCGCCGTCTCGGTGAGCGGTCAGCAGCACACGCCGGTCTTCCTCGACCGTGCCGGCGCGGTCGTCTGCGCCTCACCACAGTGGAACGACACCGGATCGCACCCGCACATGGTCCAGCTGAACGACGAACTCGGCCGCGACGAATGGATCCGCCGCACCGGTCTGCCGTTGACGCTCTCTGACACCGCGACGAAGCTCCGGTGGCTGCGCGAACTGCATCCGGAGGCCGCCGCCCGAACGGCGGCGGTTGCTATCGTGCACGACTGGCTCACCTGGAGGCTTCGCGGGTTCGGGCCCGCCGTCGGCGGGATCGACCAGCTTGTCACCGATCGGTCCGAGGCGAGTGGGACGGGGTACTGGACGGGGGAGACCGGTGAATACACCGTGGACCTTTTCGAACTCGCGTTCGGACGCCGCGTCTTGCTGCCCCGCGTGCTCGATCCGCTCGATCGGGCGGGTCTGACCGGTGACGGCATCCCCGGCATCCCCGCGGGCATCCCGATCGGGGTCGGCAGTGGCGACAACGCGGCCGCGGCCCTCGCTCTCGGGCTCGCCGCCGGAGATGCGGTGCTCTCGCTCGGGACCTCAGGAGTCGTGTATGCGCGGTCGACGCACCCCGTTCACGACTACGCCGGATATGTGTGCAGCTATGCCGACGCGACCGGCGACCATCTGCCTTTGGTCGCGACACTGAATGCGGCGCGCAATCTCGATGTCGCCGTCGAACTGCTGGGGTGCTCGTACGACGAGCTCTCGGCTCTCGCCCTCACCGCCGCGCCTGGTGCTGACGGCTTGACGCTGCTGCCGTATTTCGAAGGCGAGCGCACACCGGATCTTCCGGACGCACGTGGGTCGCTCCACGGCGTTTCCCTCGCCAACTTCACGCGGTCGAACTTCGCGCGCGCCGTCATCGAGGGCACGCTGGCCAGCCAGGTGGACATGCTCGACGCGCTGCACGCCTGCGATGTGCCCACTAACCGTCTGCTGCTGATCGGCGGGGCCGCCCAGAGCGCAGCGGTGCAGGTCGTTCTCGCCGAACTCGTCGACATCCCCGTCGCCGTGCCGGCGCCGGACGAGTACGTGACGATGGGGGCAGCCATGCAGGCGGCTTCCACCGTGCTCGGATCGTTCCCGGAGTGGCATGTGGACATGACCGAACTGCCGGCGACCCCGCTGGAATCGCAGATCCGCGACCAGCATGCGGCCGCGAAGGAAGCACTCGGCTATGGTGCTCCGCTTCCGGGCGAGGCGACCGGACGGGCGTAG
- a CDS encoding FGGY family carbohydrate kinase, with product MGNSKRIAVAAGVDVGSSNTKVVILDSDGAVVARVIRPTPRDGLLIDALALFLAIEEMIATACGGLFEVHAICSAGIGEDGVLVDGNLRPLTRGLAWFDPRRHSVFDELRPHLEDGEPFDASSDAGRTFVGWAWARDQPGASSAVAWVAITDLVSVHWTGRPFLSETLASRTSAWRTSRRAWDESRVQLALGSLGLLPPVMATGEVVGAIDSPRLRELGVVAADAVAVVGGHDHPIAGWGVDRMSPGVVLDSMGTAEVVVAQSRSQPGERVRDIDIAPGIRSGGTTLLRVEELARNVQWASRDAEVAGHIRSMLDGSVAALPVLDSKYFIPGRRGGGTPGYAPDTPADPRVRASAVLGALAHAGRDAVNAVRAAGADMGEVCFAGGWARSSGWLEIKTAVNGYRAAPILEPQVTAVGAALLAAEARGWRPDPVRAFAGFAAPLLS from the coding sequence ATGGGCAACTCGAAACGCATCGCTGTCGCGGCCGGCGTCGACGTCGGGTCGAGCAACACCAAGGTTGTGATCCTCGATTCAGACGGTGCCGTTGTCGCCCGGGTCATCCGACCGACCCCGCGCGACGGCCTGCTCATCGACGCTCTCGCGTTGTTCCTGGCCATCGAAGAGATGATCGCCACCGCGTGTGGCGGCCTCTTCGAGGTGCACGCGATCTGCTCCGCCGGAATCGGCGAGGATGGTGTCCTGGTCGACGGCAACCTTAGACCGCTCACCCGGGGTTTGGCCTGGTTCGATCCCCGAAGGCACAGTGTGTTCGACGAACTGCGCCCGCACCTCGAAGACGGTGAGCCGTTCGATGCAAGCAGTGACGCCGGACGGACCTTCGTCGGCTGGGCCTGGGCTCGCGATCAACCCGGCGCGTCGTCCGCTGTGGCGTGGGTGGCGATCACCGATCTCGTGAGCGTCCACTGGACGGGTAGACCGTTCCTCAGCGAGACACTCGCCTCCCGCACATCGGCCTGGCGCACATCCCGTCGCGCCTGGGACGAGAGCCGGGTTCAGCTCGCGCTCGGATCACTCGGTCTCCTCCCGCCGGTGATGGCGACCGGGGAGGTCGTCGGGGCAATCGACTCTCCGAGACTGCGAGAGCTGGGTGTTGTCGCTGCGGACGCCGTCGCCGTCGTCGGCGGACACGACCACCCGATCGCGGGTTGGGGTGTCGACCGGATGTCGCCGGGTGTCGTTCTGGACTCGATGGGGACCGCCGAGGTCGTCGTTGCGCAGTCGCGGTCGCAACCCGGCGAACGCGTGCGCGACATCGACATCGCACCAGGCATCCGCTCCGGCGGGACCACGCTGTTGCGGGTCGAGGAGCTTGCGCGCAATGTGCAGTGGGCTTCGCGGGACGCCGAGGTGGCCGGGCACATCCGCTCAATGCTCGACGGCAGCGTGGCGGCACTGCCTGTGCTCGACTCGAAGTACTTCATCCCGGGACGACGTGGAGGCGGCACACCGGGCTACGCACCGGATACTCCCGCCGATCCCCGCGTGCGCGCGTCGGCCGTGCTCGGTGCCCTCGCACACGCCGGACGCGATGCCGTGAACGCCGTTCGTGCGGCCGGTGCTGATATGGGGGAGGTGTGTTTCGCCGGTGGGTGGGCGCGTTCGTCGGGGTGGCTCGAGATCAAGACCGCGGTGAACGGCTATCGGGCGGCGCCGATCCTTGAACCGCAGGTCACGGCGGTCGGTGCGGCACTTCTGGCCGCGGAGGCACGGGGCTGGCGGCCGGATCCTGTCCGCGCTTTCGCGGGGTTCGCAGCGCCGCTGCTGAGCTGA